Proteins from a genomic interval of Nematostella vectensis chromosome 12, jaNemVect1.1, whole genome shotgun sequence:
- the LOC5509635 gene encoding dual specificity mitogen-activated protein kinase kinase 6, whose product MSGSPKGGKKHKKNRPKFDFSKVTAPPPVPLNTPPRNLSDKTTITVGGQEFHCQADDLQEIRELGHGAYGYVYEMLHVPTSTVMAVKKIRANVNSTEQKRLLMDLDISMRVSDYPYTVHFYGALFREGDVWICMELMKTSLYDLYKQVFSKPDRRIPEEVLGKIAVSVVSALEYLHSNLKVIHRDVKPSNILVDERGNFKLCDFGISGQLVDSLAKTVDAGCKPYMAPERINPDRDMKGYDIRSDIWSLGITMIELATGKFPYTQWKTPFEQLKQVVHEPSPSLPEGPFSLNFRDFVTKSLIKNYKERPNYNQLLEHPFIKVHMGRNVDVASWLAPFLIELKPPS is encoded by the exons ATGTCGGGATCACCAAAAGGCG gaaaaaaacacaagaaaaacaGGCCAAAGTTTGACTTCTCCAAAGTTACAGCTCCTCCTCCTGTCCCACT GAATACCCCACCCAGGAATTTATCAGACAAGACTACCATTACTGTTGGGGGACAG gAGTTCCACTGCCAGGCAGATGACCTTCAAGAGATCAGGGAACTAGGGCACGGTGCATATGGATATGTGTATGAGATGTTGCATGTTCCTACTTCGACTGTCATGGCTGTCAAG AAAATTCGAGCAAATGTCAATTCCACAGAACAGAAAAGACTGTTGATGGACCTTGACATTTCAATGCGTGTCAGTGATTACCCGTACACAGTCCATTTCTATGGAGCTTTATTTAGAGAG GGAGATGTGTGGATATGCATGGAGCTTATGAAGACATCTTTGTATGATTTGTACAAACAAGTCTTTTCTAAACCAGACAGAAGAATTCCTGAAGAAGTTCTAGGAAAAATTGCAGTGTCT GTCGTTAGTGCTCTTGAGTACCTCCATTCTAATCTTAAAGTAATCCATAGAG ATGTTAAGCCCTCTAATATCCTTGTTGATGAGAGGGGGAATTTCAAACTCTGCGACTTTGGAATCAGTGGACAACTAGTGGACTCTCTTGCCAAGACGGTAGATGCTGGATGTAAACCGTATATGGCA cCAGAGAGAATTAATCCTGACAGAGACATGAAGGGATACGACATCCGCTCTGACATCTGGAGCCTTGGAATCACAATG ATTGAACTAGCTACAGGAAAATTTCCATACACTCAATGGAAAACACCCTTTGAACAGCTGAAACAAGTTGTCCATGAACCGTCTCCTTCATTACCTGAAGGGCCATTTTCATTGAACTTCAGGGATTTTGTCACAAAAAG TCTCATAAAGAACTACAAAGAAAGGCCAAATTATAATCAACTCCTG GAACATCCATTCATCAAGGTCCATATGGGTAGAAATGTTGATGTTGCTAGCTGGCTAGCCCCATTCCTCATTGAGCTCAAGCCTCCCAGTTGA
- the LOC5499944 gene encoding dual specificity mitogen-activated protein kinase kinase 6 encodes MAPERINPDRDMKGYDIRSDIWSLGITMIELATGKFPYTQWKTPFEQLKQVVHEPSPSLPEGPFSLNFRDFVTKSLIKNYKERPNYNQLLEHPFIKVHMGRNVDVASWLAPFLIELKPPS; translated from the exons ATGGCA CCAGAGAGAATTAATCCTGACAGAGACATGAAGGGATACGACATCCGCTCTGACATCTGGAGCCTTGGAATCACAATG ATTGAACTAGCTACAGGAAAATTTCCATACACTCAATGGAAAACACCCTTTGAACAGCTGAAACAAGTTGTCCATGAACCATCTCCTTCATTACCTGAAGGGCCATTTTCATTGAACTTCAGGGATTTTGTCACAAAAAG TCTCATAAAGAACTACAAAGAAAGGCCAAATTATAATCAACTCCTG GAACATCCATTCATCAAGGTCCATATGGGTAGAAATGTTGATGTTGCTAGCTGGCTAGCCCCATTCCTCATTGAGCTCAAGCCTCCCAGTTGA
- the LOC5509636 gene encoding tubulin alpha-8 chain, whose translation MGLHERQRVLTAMAKDEVRTGTYRQLFHPEQLITGKEDAANNYARGHYTVGKELIDLVLDRIRKLADQCTGLQGFLIFHSFGGGTGSGFSSLLMERLSVDYGKKSKLEFAIYPAPQISTAVVEPYNSILTTHTTLEHSDCAFMVDNEAIYDICRRNLDIERPTYTNLNRLMGQIVSSITASLRFDGALNVDLTEFQTNLVPYPRIHFPLATYAPVISAEKAYHEQLSVAEITNACFEPANQMVKCDPRHGKYMACCMLYRGDVVPKDVNAAIATIKTKRTIQFVDWCPTGFKVGINYQPPTVVPGGDLAKVQRAVCMLSNTTAIAEAWARLDHKFDLMYAKRAFVHWYVGEGMEEGEFSEAREDLAALEKDYEEVEVGVDSVEGEGEEEEGEEY comes from the exons ATGGGGTTACATGAAAGACAAAGGGTTCTAACAGCGATGGCAAAAG ATGAGGTTCGCACTGGAACTTACCGCCAGCTTTTCCACCCTGAGCAACTTATCACTGGCAAAGAGGATGCTGCTAACAACTATGCCCGTGGACATTACACTGTCGGAAAAGAGTTGATCGATCTGGTGCTTGACAGAATCCGTAAACTG GCCGATCAATGTACTGGTCTCCAAGGTTTTTTAATCTTCCATTCTTTCGGTGGTGGCACGGGATCTGGATTCTCCTCACTTTTGATGGAACGTCTGTCTGTTGACTACGGCAAGAAATCCAAGCTGGAGTTTGCCATCTACCCAGCTCCTCAGATCTCCACCGCTGTGGTTGAGCCCTACAACTCCATCCTGACCACCCACACAACCCTGGAGCACTCTGACTGTGCCTTCATGGTAGACAACGAGGCCATCTATGACATCTGCCGCCGTAACCTGGACATCGAGAGACCCACCTACACCAACCTGAACCGTCTTATGGGTCAGATTGTGTCCTCAATCACTGCCTCCCTGCGCTTCGATGGTGCCCTGAATGTGGATCTGACTGAGTTCCAAACCAACTTGGTGCCCTACCCTCGTATCCACTTCCCTCTAGCCACATATGCCCCAGTCATCTCTGCTGAGAAGGCCTACCACGAGCAACTGAGCGTTGCTGAGATCACCAATGCCTGCTTTGAGCCTGCCAACCAGATGGTGAAATGTGATCCACGTCACGGCAAGTACATGGCCTGCTGTATGCTTTACCGTGGTGATGTCGTCCCCAAGGATGTCAATGCTGCCATTGCCACAATCAAGACCAAGAGAACCATCCAGTTCGTTGACTGGTGCCCCACTGGATTCAAGGTCGGCATCAACTACCAGCCACCTACTGTTGTCCCTGGCGGTGACCTGGCCAAGGTGCAGCGTGCTGTGTGCATGTTGAGCAACACCACAGCCATTGCCGAGGCCTGGGCTCGTCTGGATCACAAGTTCGATCTGATGTACGCAAAGCGTGCCTTTGTCCACTGGTATGTGGGTGAGGGTATGGAGGAAGGAGAGTTCTCTGAGGCTCGTGAGGATCTGGCAGCTCTTGAGAAGGATTACGAGGAGGTCGAGGTCGGTGTTGACAGTGTTGAGGGGGAAGGTGAAGAAGAGGAGGGAGAGGAATACTAA